One Vanrija pseudolonga chromosome 5, complete sequence genomic window, GACGGTGTCCAGAACATCCTCCCCATCGGCAACATTGACGACCAGGAGAagaccctcctcgccgctgccgtcaaggagctcggccccTCGATCGAGAAGGGCGTCCAGTTCACCCCTGCTCCCCCCAAGCTCTAAAACGCCAGTAGCGCTGGTTGTATGATCGCATTAGATGGGGTCGCATGATGATAGCGCGAATAGGTTGTTTTATTTGGCGAGCAAAATGGGAGAGATAGCAGGAGTCTTGAATGTAAAAGGTTGAAGAGCAGCCGCATGGCAGTGCCAGTGGTGGTGCCACTTCGGGTCTAAATGTGCAGTGCGGGTCTATGACGTGACGTGTTGGCATTTTATTGCCGAAGGGTGCaaacgcgccgccgctgacacaGCCGCGTGCACCACTCGGTCACACTCCGCGCGCTGACTACACTGGTCGAGCATCAACACCATTTGCAGTCATCTTGTTCTAAACACTACCTACACAAACAGTGAGTCAGCCTACAGCACAGCAAGCATCGCTGGCATCTTCCGCGGCACCCGCagtggtggcgagcgcgacgtcacCTTTTATCGCAGGCGTATAAAGCGGGCCCGCCGCTGTCATTTTCTCCTCCACAGCATCAATCACACCGTTGTATCCTGTACTAATCCGCCCCTTCCTAGCCCTAACACCCTACACCCCAACCTAATAGACAAAATGGTCAAGGCTATCGAGTCCGTCGAGGAGTTCAAGGCGCTTGTGAGtgtggtgggcgggggcagccGATGTTGCCCGGTGCCGTCCGTACCGTCGTAAACGTGCTCACCTTGCCCAGATCGCCGGCCCCGAGCCCGTCGTTGTCGACTTCTGGGCCACCTGGTGCGGCCCGTGCAAGCTCATCTCGCCCCACTTcaacaagctcgaggagaagtTCCCCGGCGTCAAGTTTGTCAAGGTCGACATTGAGGAGCAGcctgtgagtgggcgtgtgTCTGGGTGTGTCGTGACACTGTGACTGGGAATGAACGGTACTGGGGATGGCACTGCGGAAGGAAGGGGTGGCGAGATGGCCCATGGTTGGCTTGGCTTAGGCAGGACCGAGGTCTAGCCTCCGCTTCGACGCGGTGCGAGGaatgacgacggcgcgaagAAAGGAAGACGACGCGCCGAAGGGACGGGGACGACGCGCCTTGACCTGCCTTGCCGCTTGGACGAGGCTGGAAGAAGGACGGCCCGCTCTCGATCTGCCTGCCTCTGCCACTTCGGCAACGGTCTGCGGTTGGAGACTGGttcctgctcggcgcgcacttGCCGCCGggagatggcgacgacgcgcacgggGCTAAGGCTGGGCGCTGGCACTCGCCGAGCAgagcacccacccaccccagtgCCTCGACAGCCTGCGGTTGAAGACTGGttcctgctcggcgcgcacttGCCGCCGggagatggcgacgacgtgcacgGTGCTagggctgggcggcgctagcgctcgccgagcagagcagagcacgCACACACCCAGTGCCTAtgtcgctcggcgacggtgatGGGCAATCAAGCTTCTTCGCTCGGCTCGCGGCGTCGCACTCGAGTGGGGGGAACGCTGGAACGCGATGGCTGGTCGTCATCCGGCATGGCTTGGGGCATTGACTCGAGGTCGCCCACCACTGGGTCTCCTAGCCCCGGCACACCCGGCATCTCGGTCACCTGGCGCTCTTGGTATCTCGAACCGACtgcgcaccagcgccgagcgacgccgagcggcatGCCCAAACCAGCTTCATGGGTGTCGCTGGGGTGTGGCTGGCCTGCATTCCTGCTGCCCACCTTGGTGTTGgtcggtgctggcggtggcggtgcaCCAGACGGTCGAGCCGTCACCCCGCGGTGTGAAGGAGACAGACGAACAAGCTATCACCCCCTGTGTGAAGGTCGCCCTACTCGTCTCCCATCACTGTTTCTCCAGTCTCGTGCTCGGTTCTCCTCATCACACTCTCCTCATCACACCCCTCCCCAAcgtccgccgcgtccatGGCGTCACGGCCTAGCTCGTGATCGCAACGCTGGGCCCAGGCCACTCCACACCTTCCTGCCTGAAACGCGATGCCGTTGGCACCTCGTTTCGCAGAGACTGAAACGCTGGCCTGCAACTCAAACTGTTGTTGGTCGTGGCttgtgtgggtgtgtgacCTGTTGGTGCTGTGGTGCCTTCACATCCTAGCCTGGTGTGTGGTCGAAACCGTCACGGCGTGACACTTGTCACTGAGACGCGTTTGGCCCTGGGGACGCCAGTGGcgaacgcgacgacggcTACGGCTGCACCTGATTCTCATGACGCGTCGATGTCCGCTATCACTTCCGCCGGCCTCAACACATCAAACACGTTCCCCACACATTCCAATCACGCTTGCACTCGTCCAAGTGACGGGCGTCGAGACGACAGGAGGGGGTGACAGCATGCCTACACTGGCGTGACTACCCAAACACCCAAACCGTGtcgggcgtgtcgtcgttgttgccACTTGTGTCCaagtcgcgcgcggcagATAACACCGACACGTGGAGGGCTGTCGCTCTTCGCTCTCTTCGCGCTCTTCGACTGGGTTCAAGGTTTGGGGAAAGACGTTCGATATggcccacctcgtcgtcccggCCGGGGCCGGACATACCGGGCTACGTGCTCTCGGTTTGTTCTGTTCCGATGCTGTCGCCTTGTTGCGTTGATCATCACTCCTCGGCTATGGCAGCACCGCTAGCTCTGGTGGCTAGTGTGTGATGAGTGACGAGAACACCAGGACCCACCCCACCAGGTACGGTCCCCAGACCGTTCCTTATTCCCGGGAGTCGTGCCTCGGCACTGTTGTCGGGGAACGTCTAGACTTTTGGGTGGAGTCATATGACGCTGGCCGTTTTGTTTGGCGCCAATGCCTGATTTAAGCTTCGCCAGCCTTCGCGATAGCGGGGTGGGCACGGCAATTAGCCAGCGGCCAGTGGCGCCACACCCCCGGCCCACTGCGATATGTGTTCTCAAGTTCTCGCGGTTCCTTTGTTGGAGGAAAAAGCTACCAGTCGTCTGCGCAGTGCCTTCCATGCCTCTTCCCACAGTGTCACGACATcgcggttgttgttgttgttgttgttgtcgacgtGTTTTGGTTTTGGCTTTGCTGACAAGCCGCCCTAGGAGATTGCCCAGGAGCAGGGCATCAAGGCCATGCCTACTTTCAAGGCcttcaaggacggcgaggtcatTGACCAGCTTACCGGTGCCGTTCCGGCCAAGCTCACGGTGAGTCACCGATGTGTGCGGGCCTTGACGGCATGCCCGTTTCAAGTGCCACCCCCGTGTGATTTAGGGCGATTGCTGACAGATGTGCGTACAGGCTCTCGTCGAGAAGACCGCCGCTGTCGCGGCCTAAGCCGGCGTTTGTCTCTACATGAACCCATGCATGTCGTGTGCGCGCCACCTCGGGCCGTTGTGCCCACTTGTGATAGCGTCGGAAGCACCGATATGCACAAATGTAGTGCGCAGGTCTGATGTCGGCACTGACAatgcgctggcgctggcgcaggtGGCACGGCCGTGGAGTGGCGTTGAGGCGCATCATGCGCCACtgtggcggcgcggagaTAGAGTGTGGACAAGACTTGTCCGTGTTGAATTGAAACAATCGGCTGGGGGTGGTGCTAGTGTCGGTGTGCGACACGAAgagaggcagaggcagcgacgacgctACGTCATGCTCGTTGCCCCGATGGATGATGGCCTCTGTTTGACATGTGCCGACGGGTCTTGGGATGACAGCGACGGTgacggtgccgaggaggacgagagTGGGTCGAGAGCGGGGTGCAAGCCGATCAGTGGAGCGTGTGTGTCTGGGCCGTCCGGGGTCGTGTGTCAGAGCTGGCTCTGGCTGACTGTTTAccgatgtgtgtgtgtgtgtgtgtgtgcacttgcttgctcgcttgCTCGTCCCAGTGGGTTCCTAGGAGCTGGGTGTGTCAGTGTTTCAGATTatgctgcagctgcagctcCACGGCCACGGGCGGCACACACTAGCCACACTAGCCCAAACTCTTCTGACGGCAGTGGTGGGCTGGTTCGTGGTTCGTGGCGAGCTGAAAAGCCGCAAAGCAAACCTTGCTGGGCACGGCcggccgagcggggcggTGTACGACTGGCCGGGCCTGCCCCTGGCACATGACAGCATCGGTGAGGACGGCACACGGGCCGCGGCGTGTTTTGTTTCGGGTTGCCTGGCCGGGTGCGTGGCCCGGTGCGTGGCCCGGTGGGTGGCCGGGCCCTGATGCCTGCctggaggggtgggtgtggttgcTGGTttggcagcagcatgcaggCAATAGCCAGCCAGGCTAGCTGACTGGCTGCCTCGCTGGCTGACTGTGCCCGGCACAACCTCGGTGCAGCGCTACACGGCTGCAGCACCGCTGACGGCCTAGTAGCGTTCGATGAGCAGTGGCCTGGCCTGGgctcgcccacgccaccacctccgctCCGCATCGGCCGGGTGttgctcgccgctgctgtaCACtactcgccgcgccgccgcaagccCCGGAGTCGATCATGCCGCTTGCCGGACCGACATACCCccgcaccggcggcgccacgccaTGTACACTACAGTATGCTATGTGCGTGGAATGCGGCCGCTaggcggcggcacgacgcCACGCCGCATTCCACCGCCTTGTTGCATTGCTTCTGCGCTTCTGCTGCATGCAGCTTGCACCAGCAGCGTCTTTTTTTAGTAGCTTCCGGCTGGTCTGGACCAACGAGCGCCAGCTGCAGCCTGCAACATGTGCAGGGGAGATTGCGCTGGGCCGAAACAAGGCCTCGGGGGCGTCGTGTGTACCCTGggctgggtggtgtggcAGGTGGGccgccggccagccagccagccagccaaccagTCGGCCATATTctccgtcggcgcgcactgTTTGTTGGCGGTGGCTTGAAGTCTACGTCCTGTGGATCTGGCCACTaggccgctgcggcgtgctGGCATCCCTCCTGCCCACCATCCTCGTCGATTGGAACGATACCTGGGATTTGTGGGATGTGACTAGtttggtgctgctgctgcagggGCAATGGCACGAGTGCCAGCACCAGCCCCAGGCGAAACTCGGATTACCCaagcccacccacccaccacccccctctcgccctccccctccaccccAGCGTCATTCTCGGATCGGCTCGCGGCCCTGCATAACATAACGTCAAGTCTCGATGCAGGGCTGCGTGCCAGCTCAATTTCATACCCCTTCACCTGCCGTAAGCGCCGTTTGTGAATGTTGACAatgtgagtggggtgggggagggagacTAGGCGCCATGCGCCAGCCATgcacaccaccgccaccaccactgccgaTGCCCGCCCGTCACATCCTCACGTTCCACGCCGGCCAGTGCCTCTCCAGCTAGCTCACCGACAGTGTGGAACGGACACTACCCCATTACTGCATGCacttgcttgcttgcttgcagccagcaccagcacctgCACCAATGCCAGCGCATAGCCTAGCCTAGGCCAGAGTCATGGAGCGAGAGGGGGCCGAGTGACAGACTGAGACAGCCTTGCAACGTCATGCGAGGGATCGTCATTCATTCATTGTGTGCGCCATTCCGGCAGCAGCCATCCAAGTGGTGTTTCGAATGGCCGATGGGCCCTGACGCTTGGCCCTGGCGCAGAGCATGTTTGGCTTGGGCTGGTGGGCTGGTGGGCTCCTGGGCTGAGCTGCGTGCGCTGCGAGGAGGGGGTACAAAGTTCCCGGGATTGGAGGATGGTCGCTTGGGAGAGGCTGGGGTGGAGCCGGCACCCGTTGCTGCTTCCACTCTtctttgttgttgttgttgttgttattgttgttgttgtcgcgACGGAGAGCCTGTTTCTCACCTCTGTTGCTCATTCCTGTGTCTCACGTCTCAGCTTGTGTTTCTTCGTCCTGTGGCTTGATGCATGTGCTTTTTTCCGGGTCGCACGTCGGTCAGGTACCCATAGCAAGAAAAACTCTCCGAGCAAGGGTGAGCGATGCGACGTCGACTTTGCAGTCCTCTGCCGGCCGTCCACTCTCTTTGTGCCACCAtctgccgccaccacctctgCCCTTGTGCCGTGTGCCATGCCGTTCTTGTTTCCTGGACGCCGCACCATAATTCCAAAACCCTTTCCTGTGTCTGTGCCCCTGACCCTGTATCATGCCACCCAATCCCCCCCCCCACTTGTTGTTGCTCTGGCTGGGCATAACGGATACGACGGTCTGGTCCCAATCCCACAAGAAATCTGCAGGGAATCAGGCTGCACTCGTGagacgccgctgcccgcaGACCGCCGCATCAgcacgaggagaaggagcaaCAGGAGCCTGCCTCTGTCGCAgagctgctgccgccgctaAGCGCCCGCCTCCCCTCTCCTGCCATCCATCGTCACACTTGTGCACACTTTGGCTGCGGCCAGACCAGCAGACGTGCCCAAATAAACAAGGCACCACATTTACTCGCTTGTTGACACGAGTCAGTTGTGTAAAGTACGAGGACAAGTCCAGCCCAACGCAAGGCACACTTTGGACGGCTTGACATAACCCGGACCGGGTGGACAAGGGGTATGCCTACAATCCTCCGCgcgaccgaccgaccaaCGCAGAGCTTGTTTGCCCTTGCCTTCCCCTCCCTCTTACCACCCCCCCTCGGCCCTGCCTGCcccgtgccgtgccggccgtggcgagccgccgcgctgctgccgccctcgccctcgtcgtcgccgctccaTGCCGCCCCATGTTCTCTCGTCAAACGTCAAAACAGACTACCCCACCCCCTGGCCCTGTCCTGCCAAAGTAAAACCCACAGAGCCAAGTCACAAGTCTCgggtgccgctgctgctatACTGCTACCGCctccgtcgtcgctgccgccgtcgccgccgtgccgtgccctCCATCatctcctcttcctcccccgCACCCAgcccccacctccctctGTCCCTGGGCCACGAGCCCAAGGAATCGACAAGAGACCTGACCAAAGTCCAGACAACTCCTCTTCCCCTCTTATCCACGTGCCGTTGTGCCGTCTCACGTATCACCTCGGCACCCCCAGCCTAACTCTATTgcctggctcgctcgctcgctcgctcgcctcaCCTCTCGTCTCACCTCTCTCGCCTtcggctcctcctcccccaccctcacccagcccagcccacacCCGCAACCCACCGCCCCCTTCCACCGCCCCCCCTGTTTCCacctcccctcgccctcgtccacctGACAAACCACAAACAGCCCCCTCTCAGCCAAGCCGCACCTTTCCCCGCCGGCcccgtcggcctcggacgcTCCTCCGTGCGGCAGTGCActcgtgccgccgccaacctcggcctcgaacCTCGGACAGATCGTCCTctgcgctcctcctcctcgtcctcctcatcctcctcgtcctccttctgTCACCCCCCTTCCAACACTAACACGACCCCTTCTTCTCAGGTGGGTGCCTGAGCCGGCAACGCCTGTCGAACCtgtcgagcgtctcgcccAAAGCAGGGCTAACGCAACGTGTAATTCattcctctctctctctcgcgATAATGCAATACCAAACACTGGTGGTGCTCTCTTCAAACGGCCCAGCAGAATCCCGGCCCTTTTGCCCCAACCGACGTGGTGTTCTCCCCCTTGCGCTTCCAAAGCAAACCAACACTTTGCCCACGCCTGTGACTACCTCGCCATCGCACACCTGGGCCTCTCTTACAAAGTGTCACCCCGACCATCTCgccttccccctccctcttccccacacaccacacacacactttCTCCAACaacccgccgacgcccctCCGACTTGAtcgtcctcggtcgtcgtcgtcttcttcttcttcatcgccttgatctcggtcgtcgtcgtcaccaccgccaaTCACACACGGCCCGCCACTTTGGACTTTGTGTCGCGCCCCCCCTTCGTTCGACCTTGTGGCCCGTTCCTAGGCATCTGTGCTTTGCTTctttcgtcgtcgtctctaGAAACACTCCGAGCGACCAGCGGTCGCTAGCAAgtgacacacacacacccatcGATTGCACACTGAACATACGCCTTGAAAGAGGGAGAGAAGCCAGCCCAATTCACCTCCTGAACCCCTCTCTGCACCACGAATCGACAACTCTCTCTCCTCACACTCCACCACCCCCCTCTAGCGTATCCCTACTCGGCCACCGCACACGCAACTTGCTGTGCGGCGTGCTGTATACCACCTCTTCAACATCGCAGCCTCTCTTCTTGCATATCCTACACACCCCGCATCATCTTCCATGATGGCGGACTTTGGAGAGACACCGCCCATGCCATCGGCCCCGGGTGATTACCAACCTGGCCAGGTGGAGGCTACCGCCGGCTTCTTGAACGCCTTTGAGTCGGCAGGCCTGCCACACGGCTTCTCcccagcaggcagcgagcacTCGTTTGCAACCGGCCTCGATCTCTCGCGTCCCAACACGAGCGGTATGCCTACAGGAGCTGGCCCGCCTCCTCTCGGTGACCTCCCTTTGGGCCCCCACGGCCCGGGCCAGATTAGTCCGGATGGCAGCCACCAtcccagccaccaccaccatcaccaccaccacggtaGTGGTCACAGCCACTCATTCTCCACTGCGTCCCTCCCATCGCTTGCTTCCTCTTCTACTTCGTTCTCTCTGGCCAGCCAGGGAGACCCGATCCCCCCACCCGGCATGTACATGCCAGGTTTGCCACCAGGAGACTACTCGCCTGGGCCAATGTTCCATGATGGCGGCAAGCCATTCGCCTACGGCCCTCCCCCGCAGATGATCCCTCCTGGCGTCCCCATGCCGCCTGGTATGGGTGTTCCGATCGGGATGGGTATGCCCCCACACTCGCTCGTCAACACCATGCCGCCTGGCCTCATCGGTCGCTCCCCTGTGGCACCACTTATGGCAGTCCTTCCGGTGAGTGTTCAATCATGCGCGTGACTTGAGTCCCCCGTGACAGACACGAAAAGATCGTGGCGCTGATCACCCCAACAGGCCCAGCAGATGCCCGTCTCAGGCAAGATGGGTCACGATCGCCACCGCAGcgcatcgcgctcggccCCCTACCACATGTCGTCACGCTCCAACTCGCTCTCTGTCAAGTCggacatggacgaggagctcatGTCCATCtacagctcggcgagcaacACGAGCGGCTATGGCACCTCGTGGTCCAACTCGACCAGCTTGATCGCGGGCGACATGGGTCAGATGACTTTGGAGCATCGACGGTGCGTGACCGCGTGATTCGGGTGACAAGGGGGGATGAGGCACACCCCGGCCTGTGACAGAGACTGACCCGCGCCACAGATCTTCTTCCACCCCCTTTGAGATCCCGTCGAACGTCCACCACTCTGGCAGATCGCGGGCCCGGTCATTCTCCTTGGGCAAGATTTCCAACAGCCTCGACTTTTTGgagaccgagctcgaggtcagCGGCCATGCTGCAGAGCGCGAGACTGCCGTTCGCACCGACCTCTCCAACAAGGCTGAGCAGGTCCGTTCTCTCAGCCCTTGTCAGCACGGAAAGGCCCGTGCCGTTTGGGCGAAGCGATGGTGAGTGCTGGGTGCTTCTCCCCCACCAGTGCGATAATCAGGAACGTCCCGATAGGGGGAGAAGAAGGGCTGGAACAAGGGGCAACGCTGACACTGAAATTCCAGGCTCAAACTCTGTTACACGCCTGTCAACGGCTTTACCGTTCCTCGCCAGGGCCTGTATCACTCGTACACCATGTCCTGCAACGACTTTGGCCTGCGCCCTATCAACTCGGCTTCCTTTGGCAAGGTCGTCCGCTCAACGTTCCAGGGGATTAGGACGCGTCGCTTGGGCGTTCGCGGGAACAGGTTTGTCTAGGGTGTTCCTCAAGGCGGCGCACTAACATCCCGCAGCAAGTACCATTACGTGTCCCTACGCCCTGCAATCTCGACAGAAGCCCACCGGCTCAACGCCTACGGCGACTCGAGCGGCCAGCTCCACATCGCTCCTCAGGACGGTGACTTGATCGACGATCACGGTGATCAACAAGAAATACTCACCGACGATGAcaccgacgaggatgatgaggacgatTTGGCTGACTTGTCTGAGGGGTGAGTTTTTTTTATCTATTTTTGACCATGCTGACACATCGCAGCATGCAGTACTCGGTTGCATCTGTGCACCCTTTTGTCCGCGCGAGGCACCTAGGCGCCGgtggcgctcgcgcacaCTCGGCGCCAGATGATTCGGGAATCCTCAGGTCGGCCAGGCCGGCCTACCTCGGGCCCCAGGACGCGTCCACGCCCACTGGCGTGCACGCGGGTACCGGGACagctggcctcggcctgtCAGCTCTCGACCGTCCTTTCCCTCCCTTTCCGGCAGTGCCAGCCGGTGCAGACCCCGCTGTATCGCAGTTCTATGGGCGCTTCGTATCTCAGCAAGAACTCCTTTCACGCTGCGTGATTGACTCGGATTTTGATGCCTTTGAGGCAAACGTGAGTGCCAACCCGCGGAAACGTTCTAATCTGACAGAAAGCCAGTACCGCAGCTTTTGGGAGTCTCTGACCTCTGAAACGCTCCAACTGTGCTCCCAGCAGCCACTGGCTGGCATGATTGTCGAGGGGATGGCTCTTTCATTCGATGTGAGTTTGGCCAGCTTTGAGAGAAGCAGCGCTGATATTTTTAAGCATTTTATTCTTTCTTTTGTGGACAAGATTCTTCAACCCCTCACCTCCATTGCCCATTCTTCGCTTGGTCTCCTCGCCGCAAACTTGGAGAAAGTGACCGCCGATGCTTTGGGTGGTGTTTCTGAGGACGTGTCGGGCCCGGCTGTCAAACTCGCTGGCCACACTGCAAACCTCATCGCTCGTTTCCTTGATCTTCACCAAATTACCACCGCAATCACACCTATTCTTGCGGACGGCGACCAGCTCGCTGCCATGCGTGGTTCGTGGGGCATGTTCGATACCGAGTTCATTGTTCGTCAATGCTCACTTTCTTTTGGCaaagccgacgccggcatCTTAGGTCCGATTCTCAACTCGTTTGGCAACTGGCTGAACGATGTTGGAATGGATATGGCCGCCAACCCCGTCGATCAGCTTGCATTCTGTGTTGACACTGCCCTCGCTCGGGCCGAATCGACGACCACTGGCAGGCGTTCGATTCTTTCCCTTATTCCCCGCACCGCATATATCAGCTCCCAAGTCATGCGTCTCTTAGTAAGTGGCAAAAAAAAGCCCCTGTTGGACAGTTTCTAACCTGTGCAGACCCTCCGCTCTGACCCAGCGTTTGGCTGGTTCCAACTCATCAAAACATGGATTGACGACTATGTCTCCATCGCGTGTCTGCGGCGGGCCGCCTTTTCACGCTCCAGTCCCATTGTCCGCGGCGCACGGACGCCGTCgaagccgtcgtcgaccagctcgtcgaccctgTTTAGCTCTACACCGCTTGAAGCCACTTCGAGCCACCACGGACACCCAAACCCCAATCTTGCTATTGATACTGCCTCGGCGCACTATCAAGCCGTGCTTCCGCTGGACGGTAATGCGATCACTCCCAGACCGGCGTTTACGTCGTCTGGAGCGACTGTACCTTCTGCCGGCCAGGCCCTGACAGAGGCAACCGTGAACGGTTCCTCTTTCGTGTAAACACTACCAACAACACaacagcaccaccacacactcGTTCCACGAAATATGTGCGCCCTTCGCTCCTCCCTACTCCCCACCACCCCTACCCACCCCCACTGTGGCCATTAATCTCCGATAGCAAGGGCGTTTCTGCTGCTTATACACGCATCAATTCCTGCCCTCAATAGCCCCGCCTGATCTCCGTGTGACGACACCCTTTCGTGCGATACGAGAAGTAGAATCCCCTCGTACATGTATAATATATATCCAGATGCACGATGTGTACTGTGTAGGGAAGGGGACTTGGTGCCACAAAGTGTCGCCTTTGCCAATGACCAGTGGCGAACGCAGGGCTGGCTATACAAGATGTCTTGAGTTGACCCAACCCCGACTTGCAGCCACACAACAGCAGCCATGAACACTGCCACAACACCGCCACACTTTTCATGCAACAAGGATGCAGTCGTAAACAACGTAGCTCCACACTCGTCACAGTCCTCGGGACCGACCCGAAAGGTGGTCACACGAGAGGGTGCGATAAGCGCAAAGAGTCGTCACGACGGCGCTAGCGGCGTCGATCCTG contains:
- the THIO gene encoding Thioredoxin, producing the protein MVKAIESVEEFKALIAGPEPVVVDFWATWCGPCKLISPHFNKLEEKFPGVKFVKVDIEEQPEIAQEQGIKAMPTFKAFKDGEVIDQLTGAVPAKLTALVEKTAAVAA
- the daf-19 gene encoding RFX-like transcription factor daf-19, giving the protein MADFGETPPMPSAPGDYQPGQVEATAGFLNAFESAGLPHGFSPAGSEHSFATGLDLSRPNTSGMPTGAGPPPLGDLPLGPHGPGQISPDGSHHPSHHHHHHHHGSGHSHSFSTASLPSLASSSTSFSLASQGDPIPPPGMYMPGLPPGDYSPGPMFHDGGKPFAYGPPPQMIPPGVPMPPGMGVPIGMGMPPHSLVNTMPPGLIGRSPVAPLMAVLPAQQMPVSGKMGHDRHRSASRSAPYHMSSRSNSLSVKSDMDEELMSIYSSASNTSGYGTSWSNSTSLIAGDMGQMTLEHRRSSSTPFEIPSNVHHSGRSRARSFSLGKISNSLDFLETELEVSGHAAERETAVRTDLSNKAEQVRSLSPCQHGKARAVWAKRWLKLCYTPVNGFTVPRQGLYHSYTMSCNDFGLRPINSASFGKVVRSTFQGIRTRRLGVRGNSKYHYVSLRPAISTEAHRLNAYGDSSGQLHIAPQDGDLIDDHGDQQEILTDDDTDEDDEDDLADLSEGMQYSVASVHPFVRARHLGAGGARAHSAPDDSGILRSARPAYLGPQDASTPTGVHAGTGTAGLGLSALDRPFPPFPAVPAGADPAVSQFYGRFVSQQELLSRCVIDSDFDAFEANYRSFWESLTSETLQLCSQQPLAGMIVEGMALSFDHFILSFVDKILQPLTSIAHSSLGLLAANLEKVTADALGGVSEDVSGPAVKLAGHTANLIARFLDLHQITTAITPILADGDQLAAMRGSWGMFDTEFIVRQCSLSFGKADAGILGPILNSFGNWLNDVGMDMAANPVDQLAFCVDTALARAESTTTGRRSILSLIPRTAYISSQVMRLLTLRSDPAFGWFQLIKTWIDDYVSIACLRRAAFSRSSPIVRGARTPSKPSSTSSSTLFSSTPLEATSSHHGHPNPNLAIDTASAHYQAVLPLDGNAITPRPAFTSSGATVPSAGQALTEATVNGSSFV